CTGCTGCGGGTGCTCGATGCCCTGTTGCGCGAGCGCAACGTGTCGCGCGCCGCCGAGCGCCTGGCGTTGAGCCAGCCGGCCGTGAGCAACGCGCTGAACCGCCTGCGCGACCTGCTCGACGACCCGCTGCTGGTGCGTGTTGGCCGCGCCATGCAGCCGACGCCGCGGGCCCTGGAGCTGGAGGCGCCGATCCGCGCGGCGCTGCGGCAGATCGAGGAGAGCCTGGGCGAGGGCAGCCGCTTCGAGCCGGCACGTAGCCGCCAGCGTTTTCGCATCGCCCTCACCGACTACGCCGAGATGCTGCTGATGCCGCGCCTGCTGGCGCGCCTGGCCGAGCAGGCGCCGGGCGTGCGCATCGACGTGCAGCACCTGTCGCCACGGCTGCCGGCCGAGGCCCTGGAGAAGGGCGAGATCGACCTCGCCCTGGGCCGTTTCGAGGCGTTGCCGCCGCGCTTCGCCGGGGTGCGCTGGATGAGCGAGACCTTGCAGCTGGTGGCGCGACGCGACCACCCGCAGCTGCGGGCGGGGCTCGACCTGGAGACCTTCCTGGGCCTGCGCCACCTGTGGGTGCATGGCGGGCAGACCCGCGGCATGGTCGAGCAGTGGCTGGGCGAGCACGGCCTCGCCCGCGAGATCGTCTACACCACGCCCAACTACCTGCAGGCGGCGCACATCGCCGCCGGCGGCGACCTGGTGGCGGTGCTGCCGACGCGCCTGGCGCGCTACTTCGCCGGCCTGCTGCCGCTGCAGCTGTTCGACCTGCCGTTCGCCCTGGGGCCCTTCCACCTGGAGATCGTCAGCCTCGACCTGCGCCGCCGCGACCAGGCGCTGCAGTGGCTGGTCGCGCGCATCCGCGAAATCGGTCTGGAATAGGGCTTCCTATACTCAAGCCATCGCAACTGGAGGGATGGCTATGGGCAGGCGGTACTGGGGGCTGGCGCTGGCGTGGCTGTGTTCGCCGCTGGCGGCGGCGACTCTGGAGGTGCAGTTGCGCGATGACCAGGGCCGGCCGCTGAGCGAGGCGGTGCTGTGGATCGAGCCGGGACCCGTGCAGGCGTTGCCGCTCGCGGCCCATGTCGACCAGCGCAAGCGCCAGTTCGTGCCCTATATCCTCGCCGTACAGACCGGCACCCGGGTGAGCTTCCCCAACGCCGACCCGATCAATCACCACGTCTATTCCTTCTCCGCCGCCAAGCGCTTCGAGCTGCGCCTGCAGAAGAGCAGCGAGGCGCCGCAGGAGGTGCTGTTCGACAAGCCCGGACTGGTCACCCTGGGCTGCAACATCCACGACTGGATGCTCGGCTTCGTGCTGGTGCTGGACAGCCCCTGGTTCGCCCAGGCCGATGCCCGGGGGCTGGCGCGCATCGACTACATGCCCTCCGCCGGCCAGCGCCTGCACCTGTGGCACCCGCGCATCGCCGATGCCCCGGCGCAGCTGGTCCGCGCGCTGGACGGTGCAGGGCCGGTGAACTGGCAGCTGGTCGCGCCGCTCAGGCCAGACCCGCGGCCCAAGGAGCCCCAGGGGCGACCCAAGGGCAAGGGCGGCTACGCGCCATGAGCCTGCGCGGCAAGATCCTCGGTTTCTTCCTGCTGCTGCTGGTGGCGCTGATGCTGCTGCTGGCGCTACTGGTCTACCGCTCCACCTTCGGCCACAGCCTGCAGCAGGTGCAGGCGCAGCTGGGCTTCGCCCACCGCGTGCTGGCCAACGAGCTGCACAGCCGGCGCCAGGCGCAGAGCGCCATGGCCGAGCTGATCGCCAAGGACTTCACCCTGCTCGGCGAGATCGCCGACCTGGTGACCAGTCCGCAGCAGGAGGCGCAGTCGCTGTCCGCCGCGCTGGAGTCCTTCGCCTCGCGCAGCCAGGCCGGCTTCGCCCTGGTGCTGGCGCCGGACGGCCTGGTGCTGGCCGGCACCAGTACCGAGCTGGAGCCCGGCACGCGCCTGCCCTGGGCCGGGCTGCTGAACGCGGCCGAACCGGACAGCGCCGAGCGCCTGGTGGTGCTCGATGGTCGCGTGCTGCACATCAACCTGACGCCGATCTTCGCCCCGCGTCCCAACCTGATGGGCTGGCTGCTGATGGCCTTCGAGCTGGACGATGCGGCCGTCAGTCACCTGGCCGAGCTCAGCGGTGCCGACGTGGCGCTGCTCGACGGCGCGCCAGGCGCCTACCGGGTGCTGGCCAGCAACCTGGCCGACCTGCCGCGCGCCGAGCTGGGCGGCAGCCATTTGCCGGACAGCGCCGAGGTCTTCCGTTTTCCCCTGCAGGGCCTGGAACAGCTGGCCCTGCGTGCACCGCTGGCCGGTACCGATGGCGACCTGCAGGTGCTGCTGATGCGCTCGCTGTCCGCCGAACTGGCCCACTACCGGCCATTGCAGTGGCAGCTGGCGGGCATCTTCGCCGCCGCCCTGCTGCTGGCCGGGCTCGGCGCCCTGTGGATCGCCAACACGGTGAGCCGGCCACTGGCGCAGATGGTGGAGAACGTGCGGCGTATCGCCGGCGGCGACTACCAGGCCAGCGTGGCCAGCCAGGCCGGTGGCGAGGTCGGCCTGCTGGCCCGCGAGTTCGTCGCCATGCAGCGCGGCATCGCCGAGCGCGAGGCCACCATCGGCTTCCTCGCCTACCGCGACCCGCTGACCCAGCTGGCCAACCGCAACCGTTTCGCCGCCGAGCTGCAGCAGGCCCTGGCCCAATGCCCGGCGGGGGAGGGCGTGGCGGTGCTGCTGATGGACCTGGACAACTTCAAGGACCTCAACGACACCCTCGGCCACGAGGCCGGCGACCAGTTGCTGTGCCTGCTCGCGCGGCGCCTGCAGGAGTTGCTGCGCGAGGGCGAGCAGCTGGCGCGCCTCGGCGGGGACGAGTTCGCCGTGCTGCTGCCGCGCTGCCACCCGGGCGACCTGATA
This DNA window, taken from Pseudomonas alcaligenes, encodes the following:
- a CDS encoding LysR family transcriptional regulator; this encodes MNILTFDLNLLRVLDALLRERNVSRAAERLALSQPAVSNALNRLRDLLDDPLLVRVGRAMQPTPRALELEAPIRAALRQIEESLGEGSRFEPARSRQRFRIALTDYAEMLLMPRLLARLAEQAPGVRIDVQHLSPRLPAEALEKGEIDLALGRFEALPPRFAGVRWMSETLQLVARRDHPQLRAGLDLETFLGLRHLWVHGGQTRGMVEQWLGEHGLAREIVYTTPNYLQAAHIAAGGDLVAVLPTRLARYFAGLLPLQLFDLPFALGPFHLEIVSLDLRRRDQALQWLVARIREIGLE
- a CDS encoding methylamine utilization protein gives rise to the protein MGRRYWGLALAWLCSPLAAATLEVQLRDDQGRPLSEAVLWIEPGPVQALPLAAHVDQRKRQFVPYILAVQTGTRVSFPNADPINHHVYSFSAAKRFELRLQKSSEAPQEVLFDKPGLVTLGCNIHDWMLGFVLVLDSPWFAQADARGLARIDYMPSAGQRLHLWHPRIADAPAQLVRALDGAGPVNWQLVAPLRPDPRPKEPQGRPKGKGGYAP
- a CDS encoding putative bifunctional diguanylate cyclase/phosphodiesterase; protein product: MSLRGKILGFFLLLLVALMLLLALLVYRSTFGHSLQQVQAQLGFAHRVLANELHSRRQAQSAMAELIAKDFTLLGEIADLVTSPQQEAQSLSAALESFASRSQAGFALVLAPDGLVLAGTSTELEPGTRLPWAGLLNAAEPDSAERLVVLDGRVLHINLTPIFAPRPNLMGWLLMAFELDDAAVSHLAELSGADVALLDGAPGAYRVLASNLADLPRAELGGSHLPDSAEVFRFPLQGLEQLALRAPLAGTDGDLQVLLMRSLSAELAHYRPLQWQLAGIFAAALLLAGLGALWIANTVSRPLAQMVENVRRIAGGDYQASVASQAGGEVGLLAREFVAMQRGIAEREATIGFLAYRDPLTQLANRNRFAAELQQALAQCPAGEGVAVLLMDLDNFKDLNDTLGHEAGDQLLCLLARRLQELLREGEQLARLGGDEFAVLLPRCHPGDLIPAAEHYRGALQQPFVVRGIGMTLNATLGIALHPDHGESAGSLLQHAEVAMYWGKAQHAPYALYRPELDRHSLVRLALMSELKGAVEQGQLSLYFQPKLEIRARRLLGVECLVRWIHPVHGFVPPDEFIPLAEQTGNVCALTRWVVRTALTQSRAWHDQGLDLKVAVNVSALDLADPGFAGYIATQLAEHGVPPAGLVVEITESAVMADPELAMGQLQQLCELGVRLSIDDYGTGYSSMAQLKRLPVHELKIDKSFVQDLLSNPDDDIIVRSTVELGHNMGLRVVAEGVETDAVLQRLDQLGCDIAQGYLLSKPLAPQAFADWLAQTHWGLPRL